In Verrucomicrobiota bacterium, the genomic stretch TTACCTCAAAATCCAAATCGCCGCTTGAACAAAGTTACTCTCCGGTCACACACCCTCCACATCAAACATACGTAATTCTCTCTTTAACAAGTCAAGCCAGCTTGATTAATCCGTACCGGCTCCAATTTCGGGGTCAAGGCATGCATAATGGCCAGGGCCAGCAAATAGGCCACCCCTGCCACCACGAACAACGGCACATAGCTGTGGGTGGTCTCCAAAATAACGCCGGCCGATTGTGAGAAGGCCATCGCCGCCACCGATCCGGCCATGCTGCCCAACCCCACCACCGAGGCCACCGCCCGTTGGGGAAACATATCCGAAGCCAGCGCAAATAAATTGGCCGCCCAGCCTTGGTGGGCTGCCGCCGCCAACCCAATCAGTCCGGTGGCAACCCATACTTGGGAGGCATACGCCGCAAAGGTAACTGGCACCACGCAGCAAGCGCAGACCAGCATCGCCAGTTTGCGGCTATAATTCACCGAACGTCCCCGGCGCAAAAGCGCGGAGGATAGCCAACCGCCGCCAATGCTGCCAAAGCACGTCATGGTGTAAATGACAATCAGCGGTGGTCCCAGCCGGGCGAGTTCCAAGCCGTATTGCTGATTTAAAAATTTTGGCAGCCAATACAGGTAAAACCACCAAATAGGAGAGCTAAAGGCAAAGCCGGTAATCAGCGCCCAGGTTTGCCGGTGGCCCAGCAGGCGGCACCAAGGGATTTGCGCTAGCTTGGGTTCAGGCGGATCGCTGCGAATATGCGCGAACTCAACGGCTGAGACATACGGTGATGCCTGCGGCGTGGCATACAGGGCATACCACGCCACGAGCCAGACCAAACCCAACGCGCCCAGCACGATAAACGCAGCCTGCCAGCCAAATTTATCCGCCAACCATGGGACGGTGGCTGGGGCGAGCACCGCCCCTACATTGGCACCGGAATTGAAAATCCCATTCGCCAGCGCCCGCTCCTTGCGCGGAAACCATTCCGCCACCGCTTTGACGGCCGCCGGGAAATTCCCCGCTTCACCCAGCCCCAGCGCAAACCGCGCCGCGCCAAAACCCATGACGGACCTGGCCAGCGCATGGGCCGCCGCCGCCACGCTCCAGGCGACCAAGGAAATCGCATACCCATGCCGGGTACCCACCCGGTCAATGAGCCGGCCAAAGCACAACAGGCCGATGGCATACGCGGCCTGAAAGGCGGTCACAATGTGGCCGTACTCTATTTCGTTCCAGCCAATCGCTTTTTGTAATTCCGGCGCCAGGATGCCCAGAATCTGGCGATCCATGTAATTGATGGTCGTGGCAAAAAAGAGCAATGCGCAAATCGTCCAGCGAAAATGAGACGTGGTGCGCTTTTTTGATGACTTGCTAATCATGTCGCAAAAGCATGCGAATTTACTGTGCCGGTGTCCACCAGAAAGGCGTCAAGCCGTTGGCTCGCGTGCGAACTGGCGCAAACTCGAACTGGACGATTGCCTTAAAGAACGTTTTAACTGCGGCTACCAACCAACCGCGCCGACGCCAGCACGGGTGTACGCCAACCATTCGGACAGACTTTGAATTTCGATTAAATCTTCGAGTGGCTGCCGTCGCAACAGGCGCCTTTTTGACTGTGCTTGCAACCGCAGAAATATACGGAGCCATCCTTTTCGGCGGTGAACGGCTTGGGAGCAAAACCGCTGCCACGATGTGAGCCATCGCAGAACGGCTGCTGTTTGCTGTTGCCACACGAGCACCAGTAGTAGGTTTTACCAGCCTGAACCGTCACCGGATAGGGTGCCTTCTGAGCAATGTTGGGTGTATTCATAATAATCGGTAACCATTGTTGATCGCGCCAAGGCCGGTTTATCACCAGCCATGCGACCTCAGCACCAGATACTATAGCATGCTTTCCGGGTTATAGCCAAAAGCATTCGTGCTTCCAATGGCTCGCCGACGGCCAGTTAACCTGCCAGTTCCGGCCAGAGTTGCGCGCTCATGGCCATGCCGTTGGCAAAGCAATCGAGGTCGAACTTTTCGTTGGGGGAATGCGGATTGTCATCCGGCAGACCCAACCCGAGCAACAGGGTTTCCGCGCCCAGGATTTTCTTAAAATCATTGACGATCGGGATCGAGCCGCCCTCGCGCATAATCACCGGTTCGCAACCAAAGGCGGACTTGAGGGCGCGCAATGCGGCCTGTGCCATCAGACCGGTGGGCGACACTAGGTACGGCTCGCCGCCGTGCCCTGCGGAAAATTCGAGGCGAACGGTCGGCGGACAAATCTGGCGTAGATATTTTTTGGCCAACTTCAGGATTTTCGCGGGCTGCTGTCCCGGCACGAGACGCATGGTAACTTTGGCGCTGGCCCAGGAAGGAACAATGGTCTTACTCCCCTGCCCTTGATAGCCACTGGTCAGGCCGTTGATTTCAAACGTAGGTCGGGCGTTGCGTTGTTCGTTGGCGGAAAAACCTTTTTCGCCAAACAGCGCGGGCACGCCCAGGAATTTGCGATAGGCGGCCTCGTGGAACGGCAGACGCGCCATTTGCTTGCGCTCATAGGCGGACAGCGGCTGGACGTCATCGTAAAAGCCGGGAATGGTGACACGCCCGTTCTTATCCTGTAATTGCCCCAGCAACTGGCACAAGGCCATGGCGGGATTTTTCAGTGAACCACCGTAAATGCCGGAGTGCAGATCGCGGGACGGACCCAGCAACTTGATTTCAAAGGCGGCAATGCCGCGCAACGCATAGGTCAACGCCGGATGTTTTTTATCCGGCATGCCGGTATCCGAAACCACCACGGCAGCGCAACGGAGTTCCTGTCGGCGTGCCTTCAGGAAAGGCGGCAGGTTGTTACACCCGACTTCCTCCTCGCCCTCGATGAGAAAGGTCAAATCGCACGGCAATTCGGTACCGGTTTTCAGGTAGGCTTCGACGGCATTCAAATGCGCCAGGTGCTGGCCTTTGTTATCGCTGGCACCGCGCGCAAATAAGGACTTACCCTGAATGACCGGCTCGAAGGGCGGGGTTTTCCAAAGTTCCAAAGGATCAGCCGGCTGCACATCGTAGTGGCCATAGACCACAAAGTGAGGTTTGCGCGCACCGCTCCGGCGGGGTGTACGGGCGAGGACGATAGGATTGCCGGGCGTCGTGCAGAGTTCGGTTTCCAGCCCGATTGTCTGAGCGCGATTCACCAGCCATCGGGCGCAGGCTTCGAGATCCTGCCGGTGGTCGGACTGGGCGGAAACGCTGGGGAACCGGACGTACTCGCAGAGTTCGGTGATGAACCGTTGTCGGTTTTCCTTAAGGTAAGTCGCAATGGTTTGCATAAGAGTTATCCAATAATTGTTTTGGCGGCTTTCACCAATGATCTGGCCTCGACTTGGGTGCCAATCGTGATCCGTAAATAATCCCGGACTTCCGGATAATCAAACCAGCGGACCAGCACTTTTTGATCACGCAGGCGGGTCAGCCATTCTTTGGCCGGGAACTTCGGTGGACGGGCCAGGATGAAATTGGTCTGGCTGGGCAGCAC encodes the following:
- a CDS encoding MFS transporter; the protein is MISKSSKKRTTSHFRWTICALLFFATTINYMDRQILGILAPELQKAIGWNEIEYGHIVTAFQAAYAIGLLCFGRLIDRVGTRHGYAISLVAWSVAAAAHALARSVMGFGAARFALGLGEAGNFPAAVKAVAEWFPRKERALANGIFNSGANVGAVLAPATVPWLADKFGWQAAFIVLGALGLVWLVAWYALYATPQASPYVSAVEFAHIRSDPPEPKLAQIPWCRLLGHRQTWALITGFAFSSPIWWFYLYWLPKFLNQQYGLELARLGPPLIVIYTMTCFGSIGGGWLSSALLRRGRSVNYSRKLAMLVCACCVVPVTFAAYASQVWVATGLIGLAAAAHQGWAANLFALASDMFPQRAVASVVGLGSMAGSVAAMAFSQSAGVILETTHSYVPLFVVAGVAYLLALAIMHALTPKLEPVRINQAGLTC
- a CDS encoding CDGSH iron-sulfur domain-containing protein, giving the protein MNTPNIAQKAPYPVTVQAGKTYYWCSCGNSKQQPFCDGSHRGSGFAPKPFTAEKDGSVYFCGCKHSQKGACCDGSHSKI
- a CDS encoding dipeptidase — its product is MQTIATYLKENRQRFITELCEYVRFPSVSAQSDHRQDLEACARWLVNRAQTIGLETELCTTPGNPIVLARTPRRSGARKPHFVVYGHYDVQPADPLELWKTPPFEPVIQGKSLFARGASDNKGQHLAHLNAVEAYLKTGTELPCDLTFLIEGEEEVGCNNLPPFLKARRQELRCAAVVVSDTGMPDKKHPALTYALRGIAAFEIKLLGPSRDLHSGIYGGSLKNPAMALCQLLGQLQDKNGRVTIPGFYDDVQPLSAYERKQMARLPFHEAAYRKFLGVPALFGEKGFSANEQRNARPTFEINGLTSGYQGQGSKTIVPSWASAKVTMRLVPGQQPAKILKLAKKYLRQICPPTVRLEFSAGHGGEPYLVSPTGLMAQAALRALKSAFGCEPVIMREGGSIPIVNDFKKILGAETLLLGLGLPDDNPHSPNEKFDLDCFANGMAMSAQLWPELAG